A portion of the Paenibacillus marchantiae genome contains these proteins:
- a CDS encoding glycoside hydrolase family 88 protein encodes MWKKAIEDALHVTRHNIDRFEGRFPHVSNGDEHYVLNDNTEWTAGFWSGILWLCTEYTQDPRFREAAVNSVDNFRRRMEQKIIFDHHDIGFLYSLSSKAQWIVEYDVAARELTLEAADMLMKRWREDAGLIQAWGRKGDVNNGGRIIIDCLLNLPLLFWAYEQTNNEEYRRVAELHALKSRRFLVRGDDSSYHTFYFDQATGEAIRGGTHQGYNDGSTWTRGQAWGIYGFALCSRYLQSTEMLETAKRLARYFLAHLPEDEVAYWDFDAPQTPEPKRDSSASAIVACGLLEIAGRLDEADPEREAFRKAAESSMKSLFNHYSTQGSDTAEGLLKHGSYSVRGGDSPDDYTIWGDYFYLEALMRLERGIPGYWYDR; translated from the coding sequence ATGTGGAAAAAAGCTATTGAAGATGCACTCCATGTCACTCGGCATAATATAGATCGATTCGAAGGACGCTTTCCCCATGTTAGTAATGGGGATGAGCATTATGTGCTTAACGATAATACGGAGTGGACGGCAGGGTTCTGGTCAGGCATCCTGTGGTTATGCACGGAGTATACTCAGGACCCGAGGTTTCGTGAGGCTGCCGTGAATAGCGTCGATAACTTCCGTCGGCGAATGGAACAGAAAATTATTTTCGATCATCATGATATTGGCTTCCTTTATTCGTTGTCTTCTAAGGCACAATGGATTGTGGAGTATGACGTCGCTGCAAGGGAACTCACGCTGGAGGCAGCCGATATGCTGATGAAACGCTGGCGGGAGGATGCTGGACTGATTCAGGCCTGGGGGCGGAAAGGTGATGTGAATAACGGAGGGCGAATTATTATCGATTGCCTGCTCAATCTTCCACTGCTGTTCTGGGCGTATGAGCAGACCAATAACGAGGAGTATCGCCGCGTTGCCGAACTGCATGCACTGAAAAGCCGCCGCTTCCTCGTTCGTGGAGACGATTCAAGTTATCATACCTTTTATTTTGACCAGGCTACCGGAGAGGCTATTCGAGGCGGTACGCATCAAGGCTACAATGATGGCTCTACCTGGACTCGCGGACAGGCATGGGGAATATACGGATTTGCACTGTGCAGCCGCTATCTGCAAAGTACAGAGATGCTGGAGACAGCCAAACGTCTTGCCCGTTATTTCCTTGCCCATCTTCCGGAGGACGAAGTAGCGTATTGGGATTTTGATGCCCCGCAGACGCCTGAACCGAAACGGGACAGTTCTGCATCGGCTATTGTTGCCTGTGGTCTGCTAGAAATTGCCGGACGGCTTGATGAAGCCGATCCTGAGCGGGAGGCTTTTCGGAAAGCAGCGGAATCGTCCATGAAATCCTTATTTAATCATTATTCCACGCAGGGCTCGGATACAGCGGAGGGTCTGCTGAAGCATGGTTCATACTCCGTAAGAGGTGGAGATTCACCTGATGATTACACGATCTGGGGCGATTATTTTTATCTTGAGGCGCTGATGCGTCTGGAAAGAGGTATTCCTGGATATTGGTACGATCGATAA
- a CDS encoding 2-keto-3-deoxygluconate permease, which produces MNIKATLDRIPGGMMVVPLLLGATINTFFPNALRIGGFTEALFVNSSSTLIALFLLIAGTQITFKTAGSSVGKGVTLLVFKWAVGAILGLIAIYFADSNGLFLGLAPLAIIAAMTNSNGGLYIALAGQYGKEDDKAAYPFLALSDGPFLTMVALSIFGAMGFANGMFSPMAFVAVLLPLIVGVVIGNLDRNLAEWLHKGSDKLVPFFAFSLGMGINFSSIIQGGLSGIMLGVITVLITGGVGYLLFKAIGWNPIVGASEGSTAGNAVGTPAAIVAANASFAPIAEIATVQIAASVVTTAILLPIFIGFLSKRLEKSGGVEKYNQRPST; this is translated from the coding sequence ATGAACATTAAAGCAACATTAGATCGTATTCCTGGCGGTATGATGGTTGTTCCCCTGTTGCTCGGTGCAACCATTAACACATTCTTTCCGAATGCTTTGCGAATCGGGGGTTTCACGGAAGCCCTGTTCGTAAATAGCTCAAGCACATTGATCGCCCTGTTCCTGTTGATTGCTGGTACGCAAATTACGTTCAAGACGGCCGGTTCTTCGGTTGGTAAAGGCGTTACATTGCTTGTGTTCAAGTGGGCAGTTGGTGCAATATTAGGTTTGATCGCCATCTATTTTGCGGATTCCAATGGTTTATTCCTTGGTTTGGCACCGCTTGCCATTATCGCTGCAATGACGAATTCCAATGGTGGACTGTACATCGCCCTGGCCGGACAATACGGCAAAGAAGATGACAAAGCGGCTTATCCGTTCCTCGCGCTCAGCGATGGACCGTTCCTCACCATGGTTGCTCTTTCCATTTTCGGTGCGATGGGCTTTGCCAACGGCATGTTCTCCCCGATGGCTTTTGTAGCCGTACTGCTTCCACTGATCGTCGGTGTTGTTATCGGTAACCTGGATCGCAACCTTGCTGAATGGCTGCACAAAGGCAGCGATAAGCTCGTTCCATTCTTCGCCTTTTCACTCGGTATGGGCATCAACTTCTCGTCCATCATTCAAGGCGGACTTAGCGGCATCATGCTGGGTGTAATTACTGTATTGATTACTGGCGGCGTCGGCTACCTGCTCTTCAAAGCCATTGGCTGGAATCCCATTGTCGGAGCTTCGGAAGGTTCCACAGCCGGTAACGCTGTAGGTACACCTGCTGCCATCGTGGCTGCCAATGCTTCATTTGCCCCGATTGCCGAGATTGCTACAGTACAAATTGCTGCGAGTGTTGTGACGACTGCCATTCTACTGCCGATCTTCATCGGATTCCTCTCCAAAAGGCTGGAGAAATCAGGCGGTGTCGAGAAATACAATCAAAGACCGTCCACATAA
- a CDS encoding sigma-54-dependent transcriptional regulator, protein MRTRVHIIAPYESMTTIIEECIPLFPQLAIQYEVGDLMKGAELAAQAERNGAEIMISRGGTAQLIKEAITIPVIDVQLSGYDMIRSLTLASQFNGQTAIVGFANITSGAQSIIDLMELPLKVYTIRSSEDVARLLLELKASGYRQIVGDVITVNTAKTYGMEGLLIQSGKESILRALEDAQLVYRYLSKNHAISIILNNLVTQEHPNLMILDDQNEVVFENLTDFEQNPLTYNHIYLTNTNLDFHQSQVQNVFIVDDYQLTVTAYETTLSKKTYKVYSLEKGQPYAFAQFGITAYTDISMEPIVAESPAMQAVLKNIRALYENHEPIYLLGEADSGKSFLVKHIHQMYSSGGLMLQIDLAQVPPGHLHKIPLSKVRNVEINLLENGSNDEELISFIQTCLQRQIGVFILGEQGLNPNRTLDVELNTIIMPSLVDRQEDLAPLIQHFLSDYYQKYGTVAVKMKEDALQLIRDQVPHMTVNQLRHLIKQAALNEQDYVISAETLSHLLGEQPSPNTMKLSGTLKEIEKEIIQLVLHEENNNQSKAAERLGINRATLWRKLKE, encoded by the coding sequence ATGCGTACACGAGTTCATATTATCGCTCCTTACGAATCCATGACTACGATTATAGAAGAATGTATTCCGCTATTTCCCCAGTTAGCCATTCAATATGAGGTGGGCGACCTGATGAAAGGCGCCGAATTGGCGGCCCAGGCTGAACGAAACGGAGCGGAGATTATGATTAGCCGCGGCGGTACTGCACAACTAATCAAGGAAGCCATAACCATTCCCGTCATTGATGTGCAGTTGTCCGGATATGACATGATTCGTTCGCTAACGCTGGCAAGCCAGTTCAACGGCCAAACCGCTATCGTTGGCTTTGCCAATATTACTTCAGGAGCACAGTCGATTATCGATCTGATGGAACTGCCTTTAAAGGTGTATACCATACGCAGCTCCGAGGATGTGGCAAGGCTGCTGCTGGAGCTGAAAGCGTCAGGTTACCGTCAGATTGTTGGCGATGTTATCACCGTGAATACAGCCAAAACCTATGGAATGGAAGGATTGCTGATCCAGTCTGGCAAGGAATCCATTCTCAGAGCGCTTGAAGATGCACAGTTGGTATATCGGTACTTGAGCAAAAATCACGCGATATCCATCATACTGAACAACCTGGTTACCCAGGAGCATCCAAATCTCATGATCTTGGACGACCAGAACGAAGTTGTATTCGAGAATTTGACTGATTTTGAGCAGAATCCGCTGACCTATAATCACATTTACCTCACCAATACCAACCTGGACTTCCATCAATCCCAAGTTCAAAATGTGTTCATCGTGGATGATTACCAGCTTACGGTGACGGCCTACGAAACGACGTTAAGTAAAAAAACCTATAAAGTATACTCCCTTGAAAAAGGACAGCCCTACGCTTTTGCACAATTCGGCATAACGGCATATACCGATATATCCATGGAGCCGATTGTTGCCGAATCCCCTGCCATGCAGGCCGTATTGAAGAATATCCGGGCGCTTTACGAAAACCATGAACCCATTTATCTGCTAGGCGAAGCGGATTCGGGCAAGTCTTTTCTGGTAAAACATATTCATCAAATGTACTCCAGCGGTGGGCTGATGCTCCAAATCGATCTTGCCCAGGTTCCTCCAGGACATTTGCACAAAATTCCACTTTCCAAGGTGCGAAACGTAGAAATTAATCTTTTGGAAAATGGTTCGAATGATGAGGAATTGATCTCATTCATTCAGACCTGTCTACAGAGGCAGATCGGGGTATTCATCCTGGGGGAACAGGGATTGAATCCTAATAGAACGCTGGATGTCGAGCTGAATACGATCATTATGCCGAGCCTTGTGGACAGGCAGGAGGATCTTGCGCCACTGATCCAGCACTTCCTCAGCGATTACTACCAGAAGTATGGGACAGTTGCGGTGAAGATGAAAGAGGACGCGTTGCAGCTAATTAGGGATCAAGTCCCGCATATGACTGTGAACCAGTTGAGGCATCTTATCAAACAGGCTGCACTGAATGAGCAGGATTACGTGATCTCAGCCGAAACCTTATCACACCTGCTCGGTGAACAACCCTCACCCAATACGATGAAGCTTAGTGGTACGCTGAAAGAAATCGAAAAAGAGATTATTCAACTCGTTCTACATGAGGAAAACAATAATCAATCCAAGGCGGCCGAACGCTTAGGGATTAACCGTGCCACGTTATGGCGTAAACTTAAAGAGTAA
- a CDS encoding four-carbon acid sugar kinase family protein — MKLAIIADDLTGANDSGVQLARHGLKTSVLFNMDENNIRNYDAVVFDTDSRSITPEDAYQRVSRAAELLLKNGFGTIFKKMDSTMRGNIGIEIDALYDVVKPDFMMIAPGYPKNNRTILNGTHYLNGVPLADTEIANDPKTPVTLSYLPDLLKLQTKYEVGEITVSDLESGTDHMKTQLETFKANGIPYILVDSTDEQHLEQVLSITSKLDYSFAWAGSAGIANYLPTHYGLGAKSAELTIPANLGPILTVVGSVNKNSREQLKLLLQKTDVSSIPFHSFKAVSGAADREQEIDRVYEEVMAKAVEGNDVVLYSTAEQVDIELARAKGEVRGLNHTEVSNEIVRAIGEICAKLLENGYFKGVSMTGGDTAKQICMKWNISGFELLDELEIGVPISKFIGIEDLHVITKAGGFGKPDVFIHAIEKLKGGVTV; from the coding sequence ATGAAATTAGCCATTATTGCAGATGATTTGACCGGCGCCAATGACAGCGGGGTGCAGCTTGCCCGCCATGGATTAAAGACAAGCGTACTATTCAACATGGACGAAAATAACATTCGTAATTACGATGCGGTCGTGTTTGATACCGACAGCCGTTCCATCACACCGGAGGATGCATATCAGCGGGTTAGTCGAGCAGCCGAACTGCTGTTAAAGAACGGATTTGGCACCATTTTCAAAAAAATGGATTCAACCATGCGCGGAAACATCGGGATCGAGATCGACGCTTTGTATGATGTGGTCAAGCCCGATTTTATGATGATCGCCCCAGGCTATCCCAAGAACAATCGCACCATTCTTAATGGCACGCATTATCTGAACGGGGTTCCACTAGCCGATACCGAGATTGCGAATGATCCGAAGACACCTGTCACTCTTTCATATCTTCCGGATTTGCTCAAGCTTCAGACCAAGTATGAAGTGGGCGAGATTACGGTGAGTGATCTTGAATCGGGTACAGATCATATGAAGACGCAACTGGAAACCTTTAAGGCAAACGGCATTCCCTATATCCTCGTCGACTCGACAGATGAACAGCATTTGGAGCAGGTTCTAAGCATCACCAGCAAGCTTGATTATTCATTTGCCTGGGCAGGATCGGCGGGAATTGCGAACTACCTTCCCACTCATTACGGCTTGGGAGCCAAATCTGCGGAATTGACCATTCCGGCAAACCTAGGTCCGATCCTCACCGTTGTAGGGAGTGTGAACAAAAACTCTCGTGAGCAGCTCAAGCTGTTGCTACAGAAAACCGACGTATCATCCATCCCGTTCCACTCGTTCAAAGCCGTATCGGGTGCAGCAGATCGTGAGCAAGAAATCGATCGTGTGTATGAGGAAGTGATGGCCAAAGCCGTAGAGGGCAATGACGTTGTCCTCTATTCAACCGCCGAACAGGTAGATATTGAGCTAGCACGTGCTAAGGGTGAAGTCAGAGGACTTAATCACACCGAGGTCAGCAATGAAATTGTACGGGCCATAGGTGAAATCTGCGCCAAGCTGCTGGAGAATGGGTATTTCAAAGGTGTATCCATGACGGGCGGAGATACAGCTAAGCAAATCTGTATGAAGTGGAATATCAGCGGTTTTGAGCTGCTTGATGAGCTTGAAATTGGTGTACCGATATCGAAATTTATTGGAATTGAGGATTTGCACGTAATTACCAAAGCGGGCGGGTTCGGCAAGCCCGACGTCTTCATCCATGCAATAGAAAAATTAAAAGGAGGAGTTACCGTATGA
- a CDS encoding sulfatase-like hydrolase/transferase yields the protein MNSVNNTSLPSSTMEKPNFLVILVDEERYPPVYESKEIQAWRRENLITQERLKSHSMEFHRHYIGTTACCPSRATIFTGQYPSLHGVSQTVGIAKESYDSDMFWLNPNTVPTMGNYFRAAGYQTYYKGKWHISNADIISPGTHQSVPSYHPLTGVPEPQLESLYLHASRLEDFGFSDWIGPDPIGRNPRNSASSAAFGLSGRDEVYAAETVHLIESLDRRKNEHQQVEPWLIVSSFVNPHDITLYGDLAARLSDFKFEVDPMPAVNAPPTIHEWLGTKPRCQASYRDLYPKALQPITDQSFYRQLYYQLQKNADCQMFKVYEALTRSSFYDNTIVIFTSDHGDLLGAHGNLHQKWYCAYEEYLHVPFLIHNKQLFPEQQHVHSLTSHVDLLPTMLGLAHINVSEIHGRLQKNFSEARHLVGRNLTPLIYGDDNPALTQQPVYFMTDDDVTRGQHQTNPLSMPYSSVVQPNHIETVITTLYKNNKPEIWKFSRYFDNTQFWSQPGVKDVITQPVGKPASGQCVTLTKTQPVPDEYELYNLTDDPLETCNLAHSAYATPQTMNIQQWMMQLLEEQRKQKRLYPHQPTI from the coding sequence ATGAACTCCGTGAACAATACTTCCCTGCCATCTTCTACTATGGAGAAACCCAACTTTCTCGTCATTCTTGTAGATGAAGAGCGTTATCCTCCTGTATATGAGAGTAAAGAAATACAGGCATGGCGTAGAGAAAATCTGATTACCCAGGAACGTTTAAAGTCTCATAGTATGGAATTCCATCGGCATTATATCGGAACAACCGCCTGTTGTCCCAGCCGGGCTACCATTTTCACAGGTCAGTATCCATCACTGCACGGTGTCAGTCAGACTGTCGGCATTGCCAAGGAATCGTATGACTCTGACATGTTCTGGCTGAATCCTAATACGGTGCCTACGATGGGCAATTACTTCCGAGCAGCAGGATACCAGACGTACTATAAGGGAAAATGGCATATATCCAATGCGGATATCATCTCTCCCGGCACCCACCAAAGCGTTCCCAGTTACCACCCCCTGACCGGGGTTCCTGAACCCCAATTGGAAAGCCTGTACCTTCACGCGAGCCGTCTGGAGGATTTCGGATTCTCCGATTGGATCGGCCCTGATCCCATAGGCAGAAACCCTCGAAACTCCGCTTCCTCCGCCGCTTTTGGCTTAAGTGGACGGGATGAGGTATACGCCGCCGAAACAGTTCATCTCATTGAGTCCCTTGATCGCAGGAAGAATGAACACCAACAAGTTGAGCCCTGGCTCATTGTCTCTTCCTTTGTGAACCCCCATGATATTACGTTATATGGTGATCTCGCCGCGCGCCTATCCGATTTCAAATTCGAGGTAGATCCGATGCCCGCAGTCAACGCTCCTCCGACAATACACGAGTGGCTGGGTACCAAACCACGTTGTCAGGCAAGTTACCGAGACTTGTATCCAAAAGCTTTACAGCCCATCACCGATCAGAGCTTCTACCGCCAGCTATATTACCAATTGCAAAAAAATGCGGATTGCCAAATGTTCAAAGTGTATGAGGCTCTTACGCGCTCCTCCTTCTATGACAATACCATTGTTATTTTCACATCGGATCATGGCGACCTGTTGGGCGCTCACGGCAATCTTCATCAAAAATGGTACTGTGCCTATGAGGAATACCTTCATGTTCCTTTTTTGATTCACAATAAACAACTGTTTCCCGAGCAACAACATGTGCATAGCCTGACAAGTCATGTCGATCTGCTGCCAACCATGCTGGGTCTGGCCCATATTAACGTTTCCGAAATCCATGGACGATTGCAAAAGAATTTCAGTGAAGCCCGCCATTTGGTAGGACGGAATCTCACACCTCTAATTTATGGAGATGATAATCCGGCTCTGACCCAGCAACCGGTCTATTTTATGACGGACGATGATGTCACACGTGGTCAGCACCAAACCAATCCATTAAGCATGCCCTATTCGTCTGTGGTACAACCCAACCATATCGAAACCGTAATTACCACCCTTTATAAAAACAACAAACCGGAAATCTGGAAGTTTTCCCGGTACTTTGACAATACTCAATTTTGGAGTCAGCCTGGGGTAAAAGATGTCATCACACAGCCCGTTGGAAAGCCCGCTTCAGGACAATGTGTAACGTTAACGAAAACACAGCCGGTACCTGATGAATATGAATTGTACAACTTGACGGACGACCCGCTGGAGACCTGCAATCTGGCCCATTCTGCTTATGCCACTCCGCAGACGATGAACATTCAGCAATGGATGATGCAACTTCTGGAGGAACAACGGAAACAAAAACGTTTGTATCCTCATCAACCTACGATATAG
- the pdxA gene encoding 4-hydroxythreonine-4-phosphate dehydrogenase PdxA has translation MKPTVGITMGDAAGIGPEIIMKALGHQEVYNNCNPLVIGDAKILERVLPVIGSSLKVNAIHEPSEAKYEFGTVDIIDLDLIPADLEYGKVSAVAGDAAFQFLAKAIDLAKKQQIHSICTAPLNKEALHLGGHLYPGHTEILADLTDTEDFSMMLTTPNLRVIHLTTHMGLIDAIASINPERTYTVVKLAHDTLKKAGFENPRVAVCGINPHAGENGLFGNGEEEEKLQPGIERAQKEGINVVGPLPADTLFFRAGRGDFDIVVACYHDQGHAPIKVMGIEEGVNITVGLKGGIIRTSVDHGTAFDIAGKNIADDKSMLAAIRSAIELAPKTQI, from the coding sequence ATGAAACCAACCGTAGGAATTACAATGGGCGATGCAGCAGGTATTGGACCCGAGATCATCATGAAAGCATTGGGCCATCAGGAGGTCTACAACAATTGCAATCCACTCGTCATTGGCGATGCAAAAATATTGGAGCGTGTCCTGCCTGTCATCGGATCGAGCCTGAAGGTAAATGCTATTCATGAACCATCCGAAGCCAAGTATGAATTCGGTACTGTGGACATTATTGATTTGGATCTCATTCCTGCAGATCTGGAATATGGAAAAGTATCTGCCGTTGCGGGAGATGCAGCATTTCAGTTTCTGGCGAAGGCTATTGATCTAGCGAAAAAACAGCAAATTCACTCCATCTGCACAGCGCCTCTGAACAAGGAAGCCCTGCACCTAGGTGGGCACTTGTATCCAGGTCACACCGAGATTTTGGCTGATTTGACCGATACCGAGGATTTCTCCATGATGCTGACTACACCCAATCTGCGAGTGATTCACCTTACGACGCATATGGGTCTGATTGATGCCATTGCCAGCATCAACCCGGAAAGAACATACACTGTGGTTAAACTGGCTCATGATACTTTGAAAAAAGCTGGCTTCGAAAATCCGCGTGTAGCTGTTTGCGGTATTAACCCGCATGCAGGTGAGAACGGACTGTTCGGTAATGGTGAAGAGGAAGAAAAACTGCAGCCCGGCATCGAACGTGCGCAAAAGGAAGGCATTAACGTCGTTGGTCCACTTCCGGCGGACACGTTATTCTTCCGCGCTGGCCGTGGCGATTTTGATATCGTTGTGGCTTGTTATCACGACCAAGGACATGCACCAATTAAGGTCATGGGCATTGAAGAAGGCGTGAACATTACGGTGGGTCTCAAAGGCGGCATTATCCGTACTTCAGTAGACCATGGAACAGCCTTTGACATCGCAGGCAAAAACATCGCCGATGACAAAAGCATGCTGGCCGCCATCCGTTCCGCCATTGAACTTGCGCCCAAAACGCAAATTTAA
- a CDS encoding alpha/beta fold hydrolase: MKIVQRMGYGVLALMGILLLFIAISFTNHTIKLKKESAILSPPGVMVDVNNHPMHVYTEGSGEHTLVFMSGGGTSSPVLDFKALYSRLSDQYKIAVVEKAGYGFSATAKVPRDINTMLEETRAALTLAGETPPYVLFPHSMSGIEALYWAQMYPNEVEAIIGLDPAIPEVYEKYPLPSAGMMSLTSLGARVGITRFSPDIVNSSAAIEEKRLSSQEEEIYRALFYKKTQTLNMNEEVKMIRNNAAQVLERGIPDVPMYFFISSGEELPVENWSDYLVNYVEFVKNGRYLLLHNGHYVHDADPDLIAEESIKFIEEL; the protein is encoded by the coding sequence ATGAAAATTGTACAACGAATGGGTTATGGTGTCTTGGCTTTAATGGGTATCCTGCTTTTGTTCATAGCGATTAGTTTCACGAATCATACAATTAAACTAAAGAAAGAATCGGCTATACTATCACCCCCAGGTGTAATGGTTGATGTTAATAATCACCCAATGCATGTCTATACAGAAGGTTCCGGAGAACATACACTGGTCTTTATGTCAGGTGGGGGCACATCTTCTCCTGTATTAGATTTCAAGGCGCTCTATTCCAGATTGTCGGATCAATACAAGATTGCTGTTGTTGAGAAGGCAGGCTACGGTTTCAGTGCAACGGCAAAGGTCCCCCGTGATATCAATACGATGTTGGAAGAAACCAGAGCAGCTCTGACGTTAGCGGGAGAAACACCGCCCTATGTGTTGTTTCCGCATTCCATGTCGGGTATAGAAGCACTATATTGGGCACAAATGTATCCAAACGAAGTTGAGGCTATTATTGGTCTTGATCCTGCTATTCCAGAAGTTTATGAAAAGTATCCTCTACCTTCAGCTGGTATGATGAGCCTTACAAGCCTAGGAGCTCGTGTCGGAATAACCCGTTTTTCCCCCGACATTGTTAACTCGTCCGCCGCCATTGAAGAGAAGCGGTTGTCCTCCCAAGAGGAGGAAATCTATAGGGCATTATTTTATAAAAAAACGCAGACACTGAACATGAATGAAGAAGTTAAAATGATTAGGAATAATGCAGCACAAGTTTTAGAACGAGGTATTCCAGATGTGCCCATGTATTTTTTTATATCGAGTGGAGAAGAATTACCTGTCGAGAACTGGAGTGATTACTTAGTAAACTACGTTGAGTTTGTGAAGAATGGGCGCTATCTTTTATTACATAACGGTCATTACGTTCATGATGCTGATCCCGATCTAATTGCAGAGGAAAGTATCAAATTTATAGAAGAACTGTGA
- a CDS encoding PspA/IM30 family protein, producing MGILSRFRDVMKANMNHVLARAQDPEKTVNEYMRSLSSDLGQVKAETAAVLSDESRAKRALDECSAEIKKLQRYAEKSAESGDEAKARGFLEKKAEQAKKRNELQAAYDRASAKAKMMKHMHEKLVADMGQLEARHTELKGRMAAANAQQQANERNASAANANAALKAMEDKANQALNEAEALAELRAGAQEDDLDVLIAQLEQQMNADAGNNAQVTPSPEEELAAIQKKLEDK from the coding sequence ATGGGAATCTTATCGAGGTTTAGGGACGTGATGAAAGCGAATATGAACCATGTGCTGGCTCGGGCGCAAGATCCGGAGAAGACGGTGAATGAATATATGCGGAGCTTGAGCAGTGATTTGGGTCAGGTGAAGGCAGAGACGGCTGCGGTTCTCTCGGATGAGAGCCGGGCGAAGAGGGCTTTGGACGAATGCAGTGCAGAGATTAAGAAATTACAGCGGTATGCAGAGAAATCTGCGGAGTCTGGTGATGAAGCCAAGGCACGTGGTTTTTTGGAAAAGAAGGCAGAGCAGGCTAAGAAACGGAATGAATTACAAGCTGCCTATGATCGGGCTTCGGCCAAAGCCAAAATGATGAAGCATATGCACGAGAAGCTGGTGGCGGATATGGGGCAATTGGAAGCTCGGCATACGGAGCTGAAGGGCAGAATGGCGGCTGCCAATGCGCAACAACAGGCCAATGAACGGAACGCCTCCGCCGCCAATGCGAATGCTGCTTTGAAGGCGATGGAAGACAAAGCGAATCAGGCACTTAATGAAGCTGAGGCTTTGGCTGAACTGCGTGCTGGGGCACAGGAAGATGATCTGGATGTGCTAATTGCGCAGTTGGAGCAGCAAATGAATGCCGATGCGGGTAATAATGCACAGGTGACGCCGAGTCC
- a CDS encoding GNAT family N-acetyltransferase codes for MKVLETDRLNLRWLSPDDGEFMLELLNDPSWLEFIGDRGVRTVEGAREYILNGPVEMYNRLGFGLFLTERKADGVPVGICGLIKRDSLEDVDIGYAFLPQFWGNGYAYESAAATLDHGRTVLGFDRIVAISSSNNQKSAKLLEKLGLKFEKMIRFSDDAEELRLYGSDK; via the coding sequence TTGAAAGTTCTTGAAACAGATCGGTTAAACCTTCGTTGGCTGTCACCGGATGATGGGGAGTTTATGCTTGAGCTTTTGAATGATCCTTCCTGGCTGGAGTTCATTGGCGACAGAGGTGTGAGAACCGTGGAAGGCGCACGTGAATATATCCTGAATGGCCCAGTCGAGATGTACAACCGCTTAGGGTTCGGGCTGTTCTTGACGGAGCGGAAAGCGGATGGTGTTCCGGTCGGGATTTGTGGGCTGATCAAACGAGATTCTTTGGAAGATGTGGACATCGGGTATGCTTTTCTTCCACAGTTCTGGGGGAATGGATATGCGTACGAGTCCGCTGCGGCAACATTGGACCATGGAAGAACGGTGCTGGGCTTCGATCGGATCGTGGCGATCTCTTCATCAAATAATCAAAAATCTGCAAAGCTTCTTGAAAAACTGGGATTAAAATTTGAAAAAATGATCCGGTTTTCGGATGATGCAGAAGAGCTAAGATTGTATGGTTCAGATAAATAA